A window of Oryza glaberrima chromosome 2, OglaRS2, whole genome shotgun sequence genomic DNA:
TCACTGAACAACAAAGCATCAGAATTAACCATAAGACATAATCATTACTCTCATAGTGAGGGCATGACAAAATAGTAGCTGTTTAAATGACAGCATGTTTAAATACAGGGAGCATTGGTTACCAACGTTTTTCTTAACCAATGCCATTACAGAGTAAATGGTTCACTTCTAGCACTACATAGCTAGTGCACaccataatttattttatagaaACATTGGATGAAGGTAGACAACTGCATTTAGATCACAATAATCTTTGATACCTTGGTTGACACTAAAACTTTTCATCATATcatacataaaaaatcaacagatCTCTCAAGATCACAAACACAGATTAGATGGCATTCTACTAtaaatcttctttttttggaGATACTTTAAATCGTCACTGGGAGAAAAAAACATAGATTTCTATGATAAATAGAGTGAATATTGTGTTGAAGTTATGCAAACAAAATTACCAGAATAACATCTAAGCACAGAAACATGTCCTTTTCAATTCTTGCAAGACAACTTCTGTAATCAGCAATTTGCACAGTAGTATCGCAAATACAGAGAACATTGTATTGCAGTTATACACAGAAATAACCAGCAAAGCTTCTAAGCATAGATAAACAGGCATTTTCAATGTTGTAAGAAAATTTTCGTGATCAGAAAGCTAATAGATGCATAAAGACGAATTTCGTGATCAGAAAGAGCCATATAGGCTCATGCTTTGTATTATCTCAATTCAGGAAGACAACCAGGATTATAGATGCAGGACCCAAAAGAAATGCCATGTAAGAATTAAACGATCTGAACACCTCTAGCCAATAGTGAACCCATGGCCCGCTGTTTAAATCATTTAAGATTTAACAGCAAATCCAGCTCCTTAAGCACCATAATCtaatcaaactaaaaaaaaggaaaaataaaatgaacaaaGAATGGCATTTCTGCCTGTTGCTCCATGCTATCGCCAATGTATAATCTCCTTGCCACCTAAATGTTGCATCCAAACGTGCAATAAATGAGAGGTTACCTGCAAGAATATTGAATTAGTGACTATTCTTTCAATTTGGATGTATTAGTTAATTATCAATGATTTAATATGGGCCTGTATGGCTTTATTTACTTATCATTAAGCTAGAGCTGGAAGATCATAGCTAGAACTAATAATGGCATAGTAGcatctagaaaataaaagtaCCCTATTATTTTCAAAGGAACATTGCTTCTGCTCTATTACAACTGACTCTTCTGGAGTGgatctttgtaataattggctgtagttctttttgagcaaaggccgggatattatattccattatctaaaaaaaatgagctAAAGGAATGCAGTAAAAAACCTCTTCATTATGGCAGACCATGCCTGCTGTGGTTACAATGTGATTATAGGAATTAAATTTATCTGGTTGTAGATCCTCGAACTCTTCATCTACAGAACACACAAAGGGCAATTTTCTAAAACCAGATTGGGCGTCACACATTATAGAATTATTTGCACAGTATTGGCCACTTAATGCTGGTGTTTTCCTTGAAAACTCAATCAGGAATCTCAGGGACCATACTGATTTATGAATCACAGGGACAAGCGACGACTGATTGCAATTTGAGAAGTTCTTTAGCTATTGAGGTAGATAGTCACATAAATATTCTAGCCAAAAAAGCAGTTGTCAGCAATCATTATATATGAAATGCATACATCTATAGAACTAACTACAAATGAATATTTTCAATGATGCATTTCATTAGCAATTTTAACTCTTCCCTTGTATTATGAATATCGATCTAACTGCTAATATTAAGGTAGTTTCAAATGTTTAGAGCAAATTAAGTGGAAAGTAGGATCCAAATCTAAATCCTAACAAATCATTCGGGCTTACATTACAGGTCATGCAGGCGTAACTGATAGCTTTAAGATCGCCACATCACCATGCTTGTAGGAAAAACAACGAACACCTTGTAGGCAGGGCATCACACAAAACAACACCTCAAATCTTGGTGGGGAATAGAAATGAAAATCAAATACCAGTGGACGATGGCGTGATGCGATGAGGGCAAGCTTGATGCATCCAGAGAACGGCTAGGCGATGGAGACAACTCCTCCTCCCTCTGATGACCAGAAAAAACAGGAGCTTGCCACTGCTCATGGAGCCCCCACATCACTCGAAAATCAAGCCATGCGCCGCCAGACCGACTCCTCGCCTTCGAGAACTCCGTGCCGACGCCATCTTCTCGCAAGCTCGAGGCGTTCGCCTCCTGGGCCCATCGGCCTACACCACCACGCTGGGGACGCCGCCAGCAACCTACTTCAAGTCGACACCGCCGTGCGCTCCTCCTCCCTTCGCCAGATCCGATCGCTGCACGGCAGCTGCCACCAGATCGGAAGGCAGCGTGGGGCTTGTATTGAGGAGACAGGTAAATCGACGACGAGGTAGTGAGAACGACGAAGACCTAACCCGATTGAATGTTGGATCGACCGACTCGTTGTCGACGTACTGAGCCTCTCACCattgagctcgagctcgagctcagcCGCACCGgcagaaaggagagagagagagaggcagtggAGGACatgcggcgacgcacggcggtGTCGGGGCCAGGACAGGCGTCGGAGGATGGAGCGGCGCTGCAGGGCATTGGTGgggcggggagaggcggcgcgaggagggTGAGGCGACGCACCGGCACGGGGGCTAGGGTTTCAGGGAGGATGGGCCGAAGGGAGACAGAGTTTTATGTTGTTTCAGAAAAGCCCCTTGATTTGTGTTTTTCAGAGCGCAgtcctattttctttttttcctcttctccgTATAGGATTTTCATGGTTGTGGAGGGTCTATATGTAAGAAATCAGAACATATGATCGCACCATGCGAGATCTAAAACaaattatgtattaattatgggtttttttgcaaaatgtcCACCCGCGCTAGGAATTACGACCGATCTCGGCCGTTGCTGCGAGGGATCGGACGGCGCTGGAGCCGCTCGCGCGGACGCTCGAGGGGGAGCGGAATCCGCCCGCCTCCCAGCGCTCGCGAGCGACGTGGATAGCTCCGCGTGCGAACACGCCGCCCCGAATCGCTCTCCGCTCGCCAATTCAGGGCAGGTTTTAATTTAACCGATGCacatctcaaactttgcaagtgcagttttaaagaaaaaaaaaagagataaaaggtGAGTACTTGAGAGTATCTTCCCCTTCCCTGCGCGTAAAAGAAAATCTCccgtctcgtctcctccgctACTTGCGCCATCCTCGGCTGAACAGGGGAgaggcgccgatctccatctggcgagcagagcagggcaggggaggggatcctggtgagcatccacattCTATTTCTGattcatttctctctctctctctcccaccgggaGTACTTCTGTCTGGAATTTGCtttgcgttaaccctagcttctcttctagatctggaagaagctcttctcttaatttcagagccttaaccttaatacaagTAACAGTTTGCTTGTTCCCCACAAAAGTTTAGGGTTTCAACTGAATCCGCATTTCCCCCCTTGGTTGCTACTCATCTGGGAAGTTCTGGTGGGGCGGTTTGAGCACTGAGAAAGTATCACCATTGGAAATGAGTGCAGGTGTGCTGATCCTGAATTTGTCctctattaatattttttttctacattgaTTTGCTCTGGATGTATGTCACAACCGTGAAGAACTTATGGGTTCCATTAATCCATTCGTGTACTGACTGTTTCCTGCTTAATCTCCCAAGTTAAGTGATGCTAATGTGAAGTTCGGAATAACTTTGTGGGCTCTCGCAGGCGGTGCGTTTGGTGGAAATCGGGGCGTGAGGCCTGTGCCTCCCGAAAAGGGAGTGTTCCCACTGGATCACTTGCACGAGTGTGACTTGGTAAGTTTGCACACCTTTTTTGCCCCGATTTTTTTGGTGTCATTACTTGTCATGTGACAACTGCACGTTCAAACAGGAGAAGAAAGATTATCTTGCGTGCCTTAAATCAACTGGATTTCAGTCCGAAAAATGTCGGCAGTTCTCGAAGAAGTACCTGGAATGTAGGATGGAGAGGTGATACTTTGACATATTAATTTCAGATCCATGACTTACTCTTACCATACAATGGTTAGCTCAATCTGTTTTCCATGTCTTGAAGGTTTCTCTTTATTTCGAGGCAAAAGGTCTTGTGGGGGATATTTTGATGCTTGTAGTAGCCAACTTTAAGAGAAATCAAACAGTTCTATTAATACCTGAAATTCTTGCTGTGTTAAGAATGCTTAAGAACTTCGATATTCTAACCTACCTATTCAGGCTCACAAGTCGAAACATTGAAGAGTTTGTTTTTCAGTTGTAGGTTTAATGCTGCTGTTTCCATTATAAATTCAAGACATGCTATTCTTGTGTATTATATCTTTGTGAAAAATATCTTTGTTCCAGAAACCTGATGGCAAAGCAAGATATGTCAGAGCTTGGGTTTAGAAGTGAGGATGTCATGAACCCATcacccaacaaaaaaaacaatctgGAAAGTTCTGCAAGTGGTCCAAACGAGGAAAGATAGCTGTTTGATTTTGAGGTAGCTTTGTTTCTAATGCAAGGCCATCATCCAGGAAACCAGTCAAGTCTAATTATAAAGAAGAGAATAAATAGCAAGAAGATGAAGGGAACAAACACTATGAAATGTTGAAATTTCCTCTTCAATTGTTAGGATTGTTAGAACCATGTGACACATGCTTGCAAGTAATTTCTTGTGAATGTTCATCGCGAACTCATAAAACTGTTTGTTTCCATTTCTAGTAAGGCAGCAGTAACCACCAGTTTTGTTTTTAGATTATAGCTGCATCACTTTCGGAAGAGCAACTTGATAGAAAATCGCTGATATCTATACTCATTTAAAAGGACTCCAATGGTGGTGGCGGTGTATCTGCCACCCCACCTATTTCCATTGTAGTTTTACATATTACCCCTTGAACTTCTTAAGATCACATAACATCTAAATCTAAATGGTTAGCTACATATAAAATTAAACGGAAGTGAGTATTCTCTATAAAAAAGGTGGCAATATACTTCATGAAAGAtatgcttttatttattttggaaatattatgatatattttcttttagcgTAGCAAAGCACGAACATTTAGCTAGTACCTACAAAAGTTCTGCCAGTTTGTTCCAAATTTTGTTCTTAAGAACTAAGAAGCAGATACTATAATCTGCGTGCATTTGGTGGACGTATGAAGGCGTTACTTCACTATCAAATTTACCTTTTGAAATCCTTTCAGTTTATTAGCCGGATCACGAACTTGCCCTGTTCATGCTAGGTCCTTAAACTCCAATATTTATTAATTGAATCTCCAAATTTGATAAATTGCTCTTCTTGAGCTATCACATTGTTTGGGCTAATATGATCTCCAAAGAAAAGTAGGTGGGTTTATTAGtgcagtactccctctgtcccaaaatataaggaattttggagggatgtgacatattctagtacaatgaatctaaacaggctccctgtccagattcgtagtactaggatatatcatatccctccaaaatcccttatattatgggacggagggagtatgagtcAAAAGTCAGCCAAAACATGGAATTATGCCGTGTTGCTTGTCCTCAGATCATCGTCCCATCCCAGCCTTGTTTTAAAACCTTTCAAAAATAGCATTCCGTGTTCCTTGATCCTGTACCTCGACTCATAAGTGAGGAACTTTGGTGACATGCTCAAATCTAAAAAATGTGCTTGCCTTTTGTGTCATGAGTCAAATTATTAGCGGTAGTTTTTGTTTGGTATTGCTGTTGGTACTCAATGATCAACGACCATTTTAGTTGAGCCATCATGAATGTATACTTTTGTTGTAGTGATCACCAAGCTATACCTTAGAAAATTCCTTATGTTCCCCTGAGTCTTTGCTCCATCCTTTCCATGCCATTGAGCTTTGTCTTGTCTTGCATGCCCTAGATTTTTTCTAATCCCCTCTATACACATTGGGTGAGTTGCTTCATAAAAAGCATCATTCTCAAGGTGAAAATTGTTTcagttctaaaaaaatagaaggGGATATAATTATATGACCCCAAAtttgaaatataaaaattataatttgaaatgagtttcaatcaaatttgatgatttttttggaGAGTAGATTCACCTCTCTCCATGGAAATTTTTTCCAATTTGGTTGAAGTTGATTAAaaagatactccctctatcctaaaatatagcaatctagtacTGGATCGAACATAAACTTGTACTACAAATATGGACAAACCTCCTGtcctgtccagatttatagtactactAGGTTGTGTATTCgatactaggttgctatattttgggacggagggagtatttgttttggTGTCGAAGAAGAGGAGAAATAGAAAAATGGTGGTTTGTGTAATTTATGTATTGAAATTTCATCAAATTTTGTTTCAATACATTTGAAAATTTCGaaattgaatttcaaattttgggTCAAACAATTTTGtgtcattcatttttttataaaggtTTTAACCTCAATATTTATATGAAGCTAGATATGTTTGAGCGAGGTGCAATATAGATATTTTGTAAAAATCGAATAGTAACAAAATGAGTTGAGGTGATTAGTACGTAAACTCGGTGGTATCTAGGAATAAAGAAAGAATCAGGAGCATGTATAGAAGGATGGAGTGAAGACTTAGGCACACAAGGAATTTTCTTATACATTTTGCAAGAGCAGCATTATGTTTGGCTCATGTCTCATATTATAGCTATGGTGACCGCTCACTGCAAAACAAGACAAGTTATTCTTTTCTTGGATTGTATATTTAAAAGCATTGCCTTGCCCAAAAAGATCCAAAATCATAATGTCCATTAGGTTGGTTGTTTgtcatttctattaaataaaatatagataCATCCAATTTATTCAAATGCAATGTATCATGTGGATATATATGAAGTCGAAAGATGCAACAAACTCTCTTGCACATGTTCGTTATTCATAGAGAATATTGTTGAATCACCCCTTGCTTTTTTCTGAAAACAATGTAGTCTATTCATCTTTGTCTTGGGAAGTATTAAAAAGTtaataacaatatattttttttgtctatcaCTTCTTTTGCAAAGAGAAGTACAACTGATTGGTTTTTTATAAGCTATTCTAGTTAACATCACGTAGTGTTTGGAATGTTTTAAGACCTTACCAACCAAAAGTATCcacaaataaaaataacatgtactccctccgtcccataatataagggattttgggatggggcGCACACTGGTGCGTGTGTGTTTTTCCACATGAACCACTAGTTTCTGGGTTCTTCCCCTTGCTTCCGAAACTGTCACACCAAAcaccattattttatatggaACACATTAAATTCCTTCCTAGAAAAGGGAACCCAAAACTGAATAAATACGCCAACGGAGCTAGCCATGGGGAGCATAAGTTTCATTTGCCATGTGAGTGCCCGTGAGTTTTTCCCTTTCTACAATTCATCTTCCATAGAAACTGTGGTGGATGGATCTCAAGAGGAGAGATGAAGGAGCTGAAGAAAGCTTTGTCAAACCACTGCAACTTAAGGTGAAGGATTACCCTTTACTTGGAGTCCATGTCTCGGAATGCCAGATCTATGACCTAGAGAACCACATGATCTGTTACCAGGTGAGCAATCTCTTTAGCTTCTATGGTGCACTATGGATCTGTTTGGTGGTTTTTATTCCATTCAATATTTTCCCTACTGCTATACCTCAGAAAAGAAGAGATTTCACAATGATTAGCTCTCAGCACAAGAGGAGGCCATGTGAAAATAAATACTGTCGTGAGTACCTGGTGAACATGTACGCAATTTATCCCCTTCTTTTATTGGTGTAATTTCTCTTATGTCTTTTTGGTAATTATCTGTGTGTTTCAGCAACATAAGAATCTCTGAGCATCTTGCTCTGCTCTCCATTTGTTTTTTATCTGTTCAGATGCAACCAGAGTGCAGAAGGGGTGGCGCAGAAGGTCTGGAACTTCTCCAAATGCAGGGGCATGTGTAGTTACCGTTTATACAGGTAAGCCATGTGAAGAACATGCATGCCATGGTAGATTATAATTTTAAGGTTAGATACTTAGATTTGATCCTTTTAATTTGGTAGAAAGAAGAATTGGGAGATGCTGGCAGAGATACTGGATCATGCTGTCAATACGTTGGGTTACACTTCCGTCCATAAATTGTTGAACAAGGGTTCATATGTGGTGGCTGTTGCAGAGATGTTGACATCAACCCCTCTAGAGGTGAAGTCCAAATGATATTTTCTTCACAAGTAACACAACCTTCTGGattgtatatttatttttttagaacacgCAGGAGATCTgtgtatcatttcattaagatagAGGGAAAATGATTGCATATTTAAAGGCATTGCCAAGTCCAAAGAAACAAATCATAATATCTAGTTGGTGGGTTATTTGTCACTTCTACTAAATTAATTATAGATACATCCAATTTGTTAAAAGCAGTGTATCCTGTAGATATATATTTGTAGTCAAAAGATGCAACAAGCTCTCTTTCGCATGTTGTTTATTCATAAAGCCCATAGCATCGTTGCAAACTTGCATCGCcgcttgctttttttttatcatatatagtCTATTAATCTTTCTCTTGGGAATTATCAAAGGTGTAAACTTAAAATTTTACTTATTTTATTGTTTGCCCCAAAGAAGAAATAGAACCAATTAATTTATAAGCTATGCTAGGCATGAAAACATTACATTGTGTAGTTCTTTTCGAAAAGGAGCATCATCTTCTTTTAGAATGATTTAAGACCTGACCAATTAAGGAGATACAAAAATAGAAATCACATGTAGATTGGTTGCTGTCACATTTAATGATAGAAATAAGTTAGATAAATCCAGTTCTTTTGAAAGCACTTCAATCCTATAGATACAATAGAAATAATATAGAAGATTGCCTGGTCGCAGTACTCACACTTCTAAGCGTGTTAGATGATGGTTGAACCACTTCACCGTAAAATATATAGCCATGGCTCTAGGCCTTTCCACACTCCAAAACTGAAAAGAGATAGTTTAGGAGGGATTTACTAGTTACAAATTTTAGGAGGGATTTAAATCATTTACATCTGTTACAAGCAGCTTACCATTTATGCTTCCAGATTTGCACATTAAATGTATTTGACAAAAAAGATTTGTACATTAAATGCCTTCCCTTTTCACACCTATGAAATTAAATATATACACATTCTTGGAACAAGTTGTGAACAAGTTCATTTGACTTTACATCACAGATCTGGGATCTCCGTTTTGCCCAAGCACTTTCTTCCATGGAAATTGTGATGGCTGGCAAGGCTTGCCACCAGGTAAATGACCTAAGTTGTCTTTCCTTTTGCTATTCTATTGTTGTTTGGGTCACATGGTGTATGTCTTAACGTTTGATTTCTCCGTTTGATCCACAGTGCCGTCAAATGAAACGAAACTTTGCAGTGGCATGCACGCAGGTTAAGAAGGGGGGTATGCCCAATAAAATACTGCCATAGGTGCCTTCTTAAGAGGTAagaatttttttccctctattTTCTTGGCAGGTGAGATTTTCCTTTATAGTTGAAGACACTCACCATCTCCACAGTGGAGGAAACTGATTTTCTAAGAATATATCAATCTACTTGGCTTTGGTTTGTGACTAATTCTTTTAGGTATGATGAGAATGACGAAGAAGTGGGACAGATGG
This region includes:
- the LOC127762044 gene encoding uncharacterized protein LOC127762044, with amino-acid sequence MSAGGAFGGNRGVRPVPPEKGVFPLDHLHECDLEKKDYLACLKSTGFQSEKCRQFSKKYLECRMERNLMAKQDMSELGFRSEDVMNPSPNKKNNLESSASGPNEER